One Cyanobacteria bacterium QS_8_64_29 DNA segment encodes these proteins:
- a CDS encoding peptide ABC transporter substrate-binding protein, producing MPVLPPIALPVTRLRSLGRRAIAALVALGVAIGLGGCNPAILDGRTGESRQLVKVILSNPKTFNAILSKESPNVFGYTYQGLVEENPIKGEIEPALAQSWQIAEGGQRVTFVLREGLKWSDGESLTARDVAFTFNDLIFNEAIPNNLKDSFRIGPEGQFPQVRALDERRIEFRLPEPFAPLLRSLGVPIMPAHALRASVTQTDEQGRPQFLSKWGIDTPPGEIVVNGPYQLARYATNERVVFERNPHYWETDEQGNPLPRIERVVWAIVGNQNTQLLRFRAGDLDAMGVSPEFFALLKQQAAESDYRIYNGGPDYGTRFISFNLNQGRRNGEPLIDPVKSAWFNTLNFRKAVAYAIDRQQLINTVYRGLGAKQNSPISVQSPYYNDSVKSYGHAPDRARTLLREAGFQYDSEGKLRDAEGNRVRFTLITNAGNKTREAMAAQIEQDLAQIGMRVDLNPIEFNVLVNKLSNTLDWECHLLGFTGGNEPNAGASIWFTDGRLHSFNQKPQAGQQPLQGRQVADWEKQIERLYIRAAQTLDEAERKALYARAQQIVQQKLPYIYLVNPLAMHAVRDRVRGIDYSALGGPFWNLEYLTLSPD from the coding sequence ATGCCAGTCTTGCCGCCAATTGCGTTGCCAGTCACCCGCTTGCGCTCGCTCGGACGCCGCGCGATCGCTGCCCTCGTAGCCCTGGGCGTTGCGATCGGGCTAGGCGGATGCAACCCGGCCATTTTGGACGGTCGCACCGGCGAGAGCCGGCAATTGGTCAAAGTCATCCTCAGCAACCCCAAAACCTTCAACGCCATCCTGTCGAAGGAATCGCCCAATGTCTTTGGCTACACCTACCAAGGGTTGGTCGAAGAAAACCCCATTAAGGGCGAGATTGAGCCGGCGCTGGCCCAGTCTTGGCAAATCGCCGAGGGCGGGCAGCGCGTCACGTTTGTCCTGCGCGAGGGGCTGAAGTGGTCGGATGGCGAGTCCCTGACCGCGCGCGATGTTGCCTTTACCTTCAACGACCTCATTTTTAACGAGGCCATCCCTAACAATCTCAAGGACAGCTTCCGCATCGGCCCGGAGGGGCAGTTCCCGCAAGTACGTGCGCTCGATGAGCGCCGGATTGAATTTCGCTTGCCCGAGCCGTTTGCCCCGCTGCTGCGCAGCTTGGGCGTCCCCATCATGCCCGCTCACGCCCTGCGTGCCTCGGTGACCCAAACCGACGAGCAGGGCCGGCCGCAGTTTTTATCCAAATGGGGCATCGATACACCGCCGGGCGAGATTGTGGTCAACGGCCCCTACCAACTGGCCCGCTACGCCACCAACGAGCGGGTTGTCTTCGAGCGCAACCCGCACTACTGGGAAACTGACGAGCAAGGCAACCCGCTGCCCCGCATCGAGCGCGTTGTTTGGGCGATTGTGGGCAACCAAAACACGCAGCTGCTGCGCTTTCGCGCTGGCGATCTGGATGCCATGGGGGTCTCGCCCGAGTTCTTTGCACTGCTCAAGCAACAAGCGGCCGAGAGCGACTACCGCATTTACAACGGCGGCCCTGACTACGGCACGCGCTTTATTTCGTTCAACCTCAACCAGGGCCGGCGCAACGGTGAACCGTTGATCGATCCGGTCAAATCGGCGTGGTTCAATACACTCAACTTTCGCAAGGCCGTGGCCTACGCCATCGACCGCCAGCAGCTAATAAACACCGTCTACCGCGGCCTGGGGGCCAAGCAAAACTCGCCCATCTCGGTTCAGTCGCCCTACTACAACGACAGTGTCAAATCCTACGGTCACGCTCCCGACCGAGCTCGCACCCTGCTGCGCGAGGCGGGCTTCCAATATGACAGCGAGGGTAAATTGCGCGATGCCGAGGGCAACCGCGTCCGTTTTACGCTCATCACCAACGCCGGCAACAAAACCCGGGAAGCCATGGCTGCCCAGATCGAGCAAGATTTGGCCCAAATCGGCATGCGGGTTGACCTTAACCCCATCGAGTTCAACGTCCTGGTCAACAAGCTCAGCAATACCCTGGATTGGGAATGTCACTTGTTGGGCTTTACCGGCGGCAACGAGCCCAATGCCGGCGCCAGCATTTGGTTTACCGACGGCCGCTTGCACTCGTTCAACCAAAAACCCCAAGCGGGGCAGCAACCGCTCCAGGGCCGCCAGGTTGCCGATTGGGAAAAGCAAATCGAGCGGCTCTACATCCGCGCCGCCCAAACGCTGGATGAAGCCGAGCGCAAGGCGCTCTACGCGCGGGCGCAGCAGATCGTGCAGCAAAAGCTGCCCTACATTTATCTAGTCAACCCGCTCGCGATGCACGCCGTGCGCGATCGCGTGCGCGGCATCGATTACTCAGCGCTGGGCGGGCCGTTTTGGAACCTCGAGTACCTGACCCTGAGCCCGGACTAG
- a CDS encoding adenine phosphoribosyltransferase, with amino-acid sequence MDLQSLVREVPDFPQPGIRFRDITTLLRDPAGLREAIDRLHQRCTEATQAPDYVVGIESRGFLLGPVLAYRWAAGFVPARKPGKLPAAVRAIDYELEYGTDQLEIHQDALPAGSRVLVVDDLLATGGTARATGELVQQMGCQLLGFGFIVELRMLGGRQKLPDVPVTALMAYDE; translated from the coding sequence ATGGATTTGCAATCCCTCGTTCGCGAAGTCCCTGACTTTCCCCAACCCGGCATTCGCTTTCGCGATATCACCACGCTGCTGCGCGATCCGGCTGGCTTGCGCGAGGCGATCGACCGCTTGCATCAGCGTTGCACCGAGGCAACCCAAGCCCCCGACTATGTGGTGGGTATCGAGTCGCGCGGCTTTTTGCTGGGGCCAGTCCTGGCGTACCGATGGGCGGCAGGCTTCGTCCCGGCGCGCAAGCCCGGGAAGCTGCCGGCTGCCGTGCGCGCGATCGACTACGAGTTGGAGTACGGCACCGATCAGCTCGAAATTCACCAAGATGCCCTACCGGCCGGTTCGCGCGTGCTCGTGGTCGACGATTTGCTCGCTACGGGCGGCACGGCACGGGCGACCGGCGAGCTGGTGCAGCAAATGGGGTGCCAGTTGTTGGGCTTTGGTTTTATTGTCGAGCTGCGGATGTTGGGCGGGCGCCAAAAGCTCCCGGATGTGCCGGTGACGGCGCTCATGGCCTACGACGAGTGA
- a CDS encoding 5,10-methylenetetrahydrofolate reductase: MSDCFRRAIRAQEFLVTAEVSPPKGGNPDHMLAMARALQGRVHAVNITDGSRAVARMSSLAAASLLQQQGIEPVCQLACRDRNRIGLQADLMGAHALGLRNVLALTGDPVSAGDNDDAQAVFELESVRLLKLIGQLNSGYDPTDNALPDGGLALFPGAAVDPQLKSWSGLKRRFERKVKAGAQFFQSQMLTDFDRLEQFMTQVAAGSEKPVLAGIFLFKSAKNARFIDRCVPGVTIPEEIVQRLERATDPLDEGITIAAEQVQMARERCHGVHMMAVRKEHLIPQILDQAGVAPVDRAAPAAAPAAASYSGLG, translated from the coding sequence ATGAGCGATTGCTTTCGCCGCGCCATCCGCGCCCAAGAGTTTCTCGTGACGGCCGAGGTGTCGCCACCCAAAGGGGGCAACCCGGACCACATGCTGGCAATGGCGCGCGCGCTGCAAGGGCGCGTGCATGCGGTCAACATTACCGATGGCAGCCGTGCCGTGGCGCGGATGTCGTCGCTGGCAGCGGCTAGCCTGCTGCAGCAGCAGGGCATCGAGCCCGTTTGCCAGCTGGCGTGTCGCGATCGCAACCGCATTGGCTTGCAAGCCGATTTGATGGGCGCGCACGCGCTGGGGCTGCGCAACGTTCTGGCGCTAACCGGCGATCCGGTCAGTGCCGGCGACAACGACGATGCCCAAGCCGTCTTTGAGCTCGAGTCGGTGCGATTGCTCAAGCTGATCGGCCAGCTCAACAGTGGCTACGACCCCACTGACAACGCCTTGCCCGACGGCGGCTTGGCGCTGTTTCCGGGTGCTGCCGTGGATCCGCAGCTCAAAAGCTGGTCCGGCCTCAAGCGCCGCTTCGAACGCAAGGTCAAGGCTGGGGCCCAGTTTTTCCAGAGCCAAATGCTGACGGATTTTGACCGCCTAGAGCAGTTCATGACCCAGGTGGCTGCCGGGAGCGAAAAACCCGTGCTGGCAGGCATCTTTTTGTTCAAATCGGCCAAAAACGCCCGCTTCATCGACCGCTGCGTTCCCGGGGTTACCATCCCCGAGGAGATCGTCCAGCGGCTGGAGCGCGCCACCGATCCGCTCGATGAGGGCATCACCATTGCTGCCGAGCAGGTGCAAATGGCGCGCGAGCGCTGCCACGGCGTTCACATGATGGCCGTTAGAAAAGAGCACCTCATCCCCCAAATCCTCGACCAAGCAGGTGTAGCGCCCGTCGACCGAGCGGCGCCTGCAGCGGCGCCAGCCGCGGCCTCCTACTCCGGTTTGGGCTAG
- a CDS encoding ABC transporter substrate-binding protein, producing MVARKVRSFQAGAGLRRLAQNELLLYTLKRLLQALLTLLLASMLSFAIIQIAPGDYLNNLRQNPQISPETIQQLKQQFGLDCSPIEQYGRWLWQVVAHFNFNQSFVYARPVSGLLLERIPATLLLAAASFVLTWSIAIPLGIVSAVHQNRPLDRILRAISYAGQGLPSFITALLLLILAQHLTPLLPVGGMTSINHAQLSPLGKVLDIGWHLLLPTLALSLFGFAGLQRITRGQLLDVLQQDYIRTARAKGLPENRVIYVHALRNAINPLITLLGFEFANLLSGSFVVEFFFNWPGLGRLTLDAVRAQDIYLVMASLLMGATMLIAGNFLADLLLKVADPRIRLENLQ from the coding sequence ATGGTCGCGCGCAAAGTTCGCTCGTTTCAAGCGGGGGCTGGGCTGCGGCGGCTGGCGCAAAACGAGCTCCTGCTCTACACGCTCAAGCGCCTGCTGCAGGCTTTGCTGACGCTGTTGTTAGCGTCAATGCTGAGCTTTGCCATCATTCAGATTGCGCCGGGCGACTACCTCAACAACCTGCGCCAGAACCCGCAAATCTCGCCCGAGACCATCCAGCAACTCAAGCAGCAGTTCGGGCTCGATTGCTCCCCCATCGAGCAGTACGGACGCTGGCTCTGGCAGGTGGTGGCCCACTTCAACTTCAACCAGAGCTTTGTCTACGCCCGGCCCGTTTCGGGGCTGCTGCTGGAGCGCATCCCGGCAACGCTGCTGCTGGCAGCCGCTTCGTTTGTGCTCACCTGGAGCATTGCCATTCCGCTGGGGATTGTTAGCGCCGTCCACCAAAACCGCCCGCTGGATCGCATCCTGCGCGCTATTAGTTACGCCGGGCAGGGGCTACCGAGTTTCATTACTGCGCTGCTGCTGCTAATCCTGGCGCAGCATCTGACCCCGCTTTTGCCAGTGGGCGGCATGACCAGCATCAACCACGCCCAACTCTCGCCGCTGGGCAAAGTCCTCGACATTGGCTGGCACTTGCTACTGCCCACCTTGGCGCTGAGTTTGTTCGGGTTTGCCGGACTGCAGCGCATTACGCGCGGCCAGCTGCTGGATGTGTTGCAGCAGGACTACATCCGCACCGCGCGCGCTAAGGGGCTGCCCGAGAACCGGGTTATCTACGTACACGCGCTGCGCAATGCCATCAATCCGCTGATTACGTTGCTGGGGTTCGAGTTTGCCAACCTGTTGAGCGGCTCGTTTGTGGTGGAGTTTTTCTTCAACTGGCCGGGCTTGGGTCGCCTTACCTTGGATGCCGTCCGCGCTCAGGATATCTATCTGGTTATGGCGAGCCTGCTCATGGGGGCCACCATGCTGATTGCGGGCAACTTCCTTGCCGATTTGCTACTTAAGGTTGCCGATCCCCGCATTCGCCTCGAGAACCTGCAGTAG
- a CDS encoding metallophosphoesterase: MPLTRRQLLILAAATSAGGVALWRYGQRRVLAHRAFRDTSELAEPCGEPLLRLAALADTGTGGSDQYAVARALTQYRRQAPFPVALLAGDNIYNNGDIDRVEETFERPYRPLRQQGVAFRACLGNHDIRTANGVPQLHYPGFNMQGRYYTFRQGPVQVWALDTNRNANWTAQLDWLERELQRSSAPWRVVFGHHPIYSSGHYGVNPELETRLAPLFRRYGVQLYFNGHDHNYERTYPIGGTTYLTCGAGADVRSVGRSRWTAHAAERLSFAALEFHADHALVRGIGTDGNAFDHAVVPRDATITR, from the coding sequence ATGCCGCTGACGCGCCGCCAATTGCTGATCCTAGCCGCTGCTACCAGTGCCGGCGGCGTGGCGCTTTGGCGGTATGGCCAGCGGCGAGTACTCGCGCACCGGGCGTTTCGTGATACCAGCGAGCTAGCCGAACCGTGCGGCGAGCCGCTGCTGCGCTTGGCGGCTCTAGCGGATACCGGCACCGGCGGCAGCGATCAGTATGCGGTGGCTCGCGCCCTAACCCAGTACCGCCGTCAGGCACCGTTCCCGGTGGCCCTGCTAGCCGGAGACAATATCTACAACAACGGCGACATCGACCGCGTCGAAGAGACCTTCGAGCGGCCCTACCGGCCGCTGCGCCAGCAGGGCGTGGCGTTCCGCGCCTGCCTGGGCAACCACGACATTCGCACGGCCAACGGCGTGCCTCAGCTGCACTACCCTGGCTTCAACATGCAGGGGCGCTACTATACCTTTCGCCAAGGGCCGGTCCAAGTCTGGGCGCTCGATACCAACCGCAACGCCAACTGGACGGCCCAGCTGGATTGGCTGGAGCGGGAACTGCAACGCTCGAGCGCGCCTTGGAGGGTGGTTTTCGGCCACCATCCCATCTATTCTTCGGGCCACTATGGGGTTAATCCCGAGCTCGAGACCCGGCTGGCGCCGCTGTTTCGCCGCTATGGGGTGCAGCTCTATTTCAACGGGCACGACCACAACTACGAGCGCACCTATCCCATTGGCGGGACGACCTACCTAACCTGCGGAGCCGGCGCCGACGTGCGCTCGGTGGGCCGCTCTCGGTGGACGGCGCACGCCGCCGAGCGGCTCAGCTTTGCCGCACTCGAGTTCCATGCCGATCACGCGCTCGTTCGCGGCATTGGAACCGATGGGAACGCCTTCGATCACGCAGTCGTGCCCCGCGACGCTACGATCACTCGCTAA
- the leuS gene encoding leucine--tRNA ligase, translating to MEPHYSPAAIEPKWQQAWAEAELDRTPADAARPKFYALSMFPYPSGSLHMGHVRNYVITDVIARLRRMQGYRVLHPMGWDAFGLPAENAAIERGTHPASWTYQNIAQMKRQLQQLGLSLDWSREIATCSPDYYRWTQWLFLQFYRAGLAYQKEAAVNWDPVDRTVLANEQVDDKGRSWRSGAQVERKLLRQWFFKITDYAEQLLADLEGLEGWPERVKRMQANWIGKSSGADLDFPIAGSDRTIRAFTTRPETIYGITYLVLAPENPLTQQVATAERQDAVAQFVREVTQQSEQARTQAKQGIPTGGQAIHPFTGEALPIWVADYVLYEYGTGAVMGVPAHDERDFAFARQHGLPVRTVVAPEGGDSTQPLDRAHTGPGTLVNSGPFDGYSAQAGKAAIVRHAEERGVGQARVQYRLRNWLISRQRYWGVPIPVVHCPNCGIVPIPEADLPVTLPEDVSLTGQGSPLSQHAQWLNVACPHCGGDAQRETDTMDTFVDSSWYFLRYADARNDREPFAREQANAWLPVDQYVGGVEHAVMHLLYARFFTKVLRDRGLLDCDEPFQRLLTQGMVQGRTYQNPSTGEYVPPEQVDPDDPKDPQTGEPLASFYEKMSKSKYNGVDPQRVLADYGADTARTFILFKVPPEKDLEWNEADVEGQFRFLNRVWRLVADFVERASSLPPPSTPPERHQLGEAEKALRRATHGAIQAVTEDVEAGYQFNTAVSELMKLSNVLWEAHCPDSPAYAEGIETLLQLLAPFAPHITEELWHALGHPSSIHRAAWPQADPDALVAETFNLVVQVMGKTRGTIEVPAEASRAELEQYARNSAIAERYLAGKTIKKTIVVPGKLVNFVVAA from the coding sequence GTGGAGCCCCACTATTCCCCGGCAGCCATCGAACCCAAATGGCAGCAGGCCTGGGCCGAAGCCGAGCTGGATCGGACCCCAGCGGATGCAGCGCGACCCAAGTTCTATGCCCTGTCGATGTTCCCCTATCCCTCGGGGAGCTTGCACATGGGGCACGTCCGCAACTACGTCATCACGGATGTCATTGCGCGCCTGCGGCGCATGCAGGGGTATCGCGTGCTCCATCCCATGGGCTGGGACGCGTTTGGGTTGCCCGCCGAGAATGCGGCCATCGAGCGCGGCACGCACCCGGCCAGCTGGACCTACCAAAACATCGCCCAAATGAAGCGCCAGCTCCAGCAGCTGGGCCTCTCGCTGGACTGGAGCCGCGAGATTGCCACCTGCTCGCCCGACTACTACCGCTGGACGCAGTGGCTGTTCCTACAGTTCTACCGAGCCGGGCTGGCGTACCAAAAGGAGGCAGCCGTCAACTGGGATCCGGTGGATCGGACCGTGCTAGCCAACGAGCAGGTGGATGATAAGGGGCGCTCCTGGCGCAGCGGCGCCCAGGTCGAGCGCAAGCTCCTGCGGCAGTGGTTTTTCAAAATTACGGACTACGCCGAGCAGTTGCTGGCGGATTTGGAGGGGCTCGAGGGCTGGCCCGAGCGCGTCAAGCGCATGCAGGCCAACTGGATTGGCAAATCGAGCGGTGCCGATCTGGACTTTCCCATTGCCGGCAGTGATCGCACTATCCGTGCCTTTACCACGCGCCCCGAGACGATCTACGGCATCACCTATTTAGTCCTGGCCCCTGAGAATCCGCTAACGCAGCAGGTCGCGACCGCCGAGCGCCAGGACGCAGTCGCCCAATTCGTCCGCGAGGTCACCCAGCAGAGCGAGCAGGCGCGCACCCAAGCCAAGCAGGGCATCCCCACCGGCGGCCAGGCCATCCACCCCTTCACCGGCGAGGCCTTGCCCATCTGGGTTGCCGACTACGTGCTCTACGAATACGGCACGGGAGCCGTCATGGGCGTGCCCGCCCACGACGAGCGTGATTTTGCCTTCGCCCGCCAGCACGGGCTGCCCGTGCGCACGGTCGTTGCCCCTGAGGGGGGCGATAGCACGCAACCGCTCGATCGCGCCCATACCGGGCCGGGCACCCTAGTTAACTCCGGCCCCTTCGATGGGTACTCGGCCCAAGCGGGCAAAGCGGCGATCGTGCGCCATGCCGAGGAGCGCGGTGTGGGCCAAGCGCGGGTACAGTACCGCCTGCGGAATTGGCTGATCTCGCGCCAGCGCTACTGGGGGGTGCCCATTCCCGTGGTCCATTGCCCCAACTGCGGCATCGTCCCCATCCCCGAAGCCGATCTGCCGGTGACCCTGCCCGAAGATGTCAGCTTGACCGGGCAGGGATCGCCGCTGAGCCAGCACGCCCAGTGGCTGAACGTGGCGTGCCCGCACTGCGGCGGCGATGCCCAGCGCGAGACCGACACCATGGACACCTTTGTGGACTCGTCCTGGTACTTTTTGCGCTACGCCGACGCCCGCAACGATCGCGAGCCCTTTGCGCGCGAGCAGGCCAATGCGTGGCTGCCAGTGGATCAGTACGTGGGTGGGGTCGAGCACGCCGTCATGCACTTGCTGTACGCGCGCTTTTTCACCAAGGTCCTGCGCGATCGCGGCTTGCTCGATTGCGATGAGCCCTTCCAACGCCTGCTGACCCAGGGCATGGTGCAGGGGCGCACCTATCAAAACCCCAGCACCGGCGAGTACGTGCCGCCCGAGCAGGTGGATCCCGACGATCCCAAGGATCCGCAAACGGGGGAGCCGCTGGCCAGCTTTTACGAAAAGATGTCCAAGTCCAAATACAACGGCGTGGACCCGCAGCGGGTGCTGGCGGATTACGGCGCCGACACGGCGCGCACCTTCATTCTGTTCAAAGTGCCCCCTGAGAAAGATTTGGAATGGAACGAGGCCGATGTGGAAGGGCAGTTCCGCTTCCTCAATCGGGTCTGGCGCCTGGTCGCGGATTTTGTCGAGCGCGCCTCCAGCCTGCCACCGCCTTCCACCCCACCCGAGCGTCACCAACTCGGCGAGGCCGAAAAAGCGCTGCGGCGCGCCACCCACGGCGCCATTCAGGCGGTCACCGAGGATGTGGAAGCCGGGTACCAGTTCAATACGGCGGTTTCGGAGCTGATGAAGCTCAGCAACGTCCTCTGGGAGGCGCACTGCCCGGATTCGCCAGCCTATGCCGAAGGCATCGAGACGCTGCTGCAGCTGCTGGCGCCGTTTGCGCCCCACATAACCGAAGAACTGTGGCACGCGCTGGGTCACCCAAGCTCAATCCATCGCGCGGCCTGGCCCCAGGCCGACCCGGACGCGCTGGTGGCCGAGACCTTCAACCTGGTGGTGCAAGTGATGGGCAAAACGCGCGGCACCATCGAGGTGCCGGCTGAGGCCAGCCGGGCGGAGCTGGAGCAGTACGCGCGTAACTCAGCCATCGCCGAGCGCTATCTGGCCGGCAAGACAATCAAAAAAACCATTGTCGTCCCGGGCAAGCTGGTCAACTTCGTCGTGGCGGCCTGA
- a CDS encoding DUF4335 domain-containing protein, producing MTVQRQYGLPNCTLVLEGWSSEAPTGQGRAPLSILTNVECHFPERDRWLSGDRDFLTQLAQAASAYAQQCLSGLAHPQAREATVRLEPAEGDGHHRLVRQDGSTEAEPQAIELTTVEVFDLVEAIDQLLADRQTLPELSLQLSPVPRHHRQPERSRAQRAAPAALGVASLAVAGIALSLLPVPPPREREPAPAQGNSLLQPSPGRAALRPPRRS from the coding sequence ATGACGGTCCAACGCCAGTACGGGCTGCCCAACTGCACGCTGGTGCTGGAGGGCTGGAGCAGCGAGGCCCCAACTGGCCAGGGGCGGGCGCCGCTGTCCATTCTGACCAACGTCGAGTGCCATTTCCCCGAGCGTGATCGCTGGCTGAGCGGTGATCGCGACTTTCTGACGCAGCTGGCGCAGGCTGCCAGTGCCTACGCCCAACAGTGCCTGAGCGGGCTAGCGCACCCGCAGGCCCGCGAGGCCACCGTCCGCCTCGAGCCGGCCGAGGGAGACGGGCACCATCGGCTGGTACGGCAGGATGGCTCGACTGAGGCCGAACCCCAGGCCATCGAGCTCACGACTGTGGAGGTCTTTGACCTGGTCGAGGCGATCGATCAGTTGCTCGCCGACCGGCAGACGCTACCGGAGCTCTCGCTGCAGTTGAGCCCGGTGCCGCGGCACCACCGCCAACCGGAGCGCTCTCGGGCACAGCGCGCGGCACCAGCGGCGTTGGGGGTTGCCAGCCTGGCCGTTGCCGGGATCGCGCTGTCGCTGCTGCCGGTGCCCCCGCCGCGCGAGCGCGAGCCCGCCCCGGCCCAGGGCAACAGCTTGCTGCAACCTAGCCCCGGGCGCGCCGCCCTCAGGCCGCCACGACGAAGTTGA